DNA sequence from the Chloroflexota bacterium genome:
GCGATTGAGGTAACCTTCAACGATGGCATCTCGCTGCCCGCCACCCTCGTGGGCGCGGACCCCGATAGCGACCTGGCCGTGATCAAGGTGGACCCCGCCGAGCACGACCTGAAGCCGGTCAAACTGGGCGACTCGGACGCCCTGAAGGTGGGCCAGCGCGCCATCGCCATCGGGAACCCATTCGGCCTTGAGGGCACCCTCACCGCAGGGGTCATCAGCGCGCTGGGCCGCGATCTTCCCGCCGCTTCCACGGGCGCCAGCCTGGTCGGCTACCGCATCCCCGACGTGATCCAGACCGACGCGCCCATCAACCCGGGCAACTCGGGCGGACCGCTCCTCAACAGCAATGGAGAAGTCATCGGGGTCAACGCCGCCATTGAGTCCTCCACCGGCACCTCTGCGGGCATCGGCTTCGCCATTCCGGTGTCCATCGTCAAGCAGGTGGTGCCGTCGCTGATCCAGACCGGCTCGTATCGGCATCCGTGGCTCGGCGTTACGGTGGCCACGCTCTCGCCCAAGGTTGCCGAAGCCATGGGCCTGCCGCGAAAGCAGCAGGGCGCGCTGGTTGTGGAGGTAACCGCCAACGGTCCGGCCGCGGCCGCCGGCCTGAGGCCCAGCAGCCGGGTCGTACAAATAGACGGCGATCAGGTTACCGTGGGCGGCGACGTGATTATCCGCATAGATACCACCGAGATCAAGCGCTCCGAGGATTTGATCAGTTACCTGGTGCGGCGCACATCGGTGGGACAGCAGGTTACCCTCACCGTGTTGCGCGACGGCAAGGAGATGGAGATCAAGGTAACCCTAGGCGAGCGCCCGACAACCCGCGAGCGCAACACCTAGCCGGGCGCGGGGTGCCCGCGGCGTCGGCAGAATGCTCAACCTCCGGCGGCGAGGTTTACGGGAGCGGGCCGCCAGACCCCACCGCTCCCGACACGAAGCAACCTCGCGTTTCCTATTCGTGCCGATTCGTGTTATTCGTGGATGACACCAGCCCGCAGGGCTTC
Encoded proteins:
- a CDS encoding trypsin-like peptidase domain-containing protein; the protein is MFRKRNPIAFSMVVLLLVVLLAGCSVAPFAASQAPQPTPTPTPLPTATLPAPAPEAATLPAMPQTDYEEQLLVRVYEEASPSVVNIRVRTRVSSGFPGFGDFVQQGQGSGFIWDTQGHIVTNYHVVENATAIEVTFNDGISLPATLVGADPDSDLAVIKVDPAEHDLKPVKLGDSDALKVGQRAIAIGNPFGLEGTLTAGVISALGRDLPAASTGASLVGYRIPDVIQTDAPINPGNSGGPLLNSNGEVIGVNAAIESSTGTSAGIGFAIPVSIVKQVVPSLIQTGSYRHPWLGVTVATLSPKVAEAMGLPRKQQGALVVEVTANGPAAAAGLRPSSRVVQIDGDQVTVGGDVIIRIDTTEIKRSEDLISYLVRRTSVGQQVTLTVLRDGKEMEIKVTLGERPTTRERNT